The sequence below is a genomic window from Bactrocera neohumeralis isolate Rockhampton chromosome 4, APGP_CSIRO_Bneo_wtdbg2-racon-allhic-juicebox.fasta_v2, whole genome shotgun sequence.
gagaagCTGTAACCTACCCGTTTCCCTAAAGAttaccaacattaaattttaagaagatatcctgtcaaataaaaaagttttccatacaaggactcgTTTTTGATAGATAAGTTCGTGTGGCTATAAGCTTTGatagtccgatctaaacaatttctttggtgATTGTACTATTACATGACCTAGCCAATGTAGcctctgtctcttaattcgctgaacaatttcagtgtcgtcgtatatctcatacagctcatcgtttcatcgaatgcaatattcgccgttgccaacgctcaagggaccataaatattcccagaatctttctcttgaaaactcgtaacgtcgactcatcagctgttgacatcgtccatgcATCTGCGGAATATAGCAGGATGAGAGTTTTAAAGCTTGGTTTTTATTCGTCGGGATAGGATCTTCTTAATCGCCTACTCACtgcgaagtaacacctgttgacAAAAGAGAGTCGTTGGTGCTAATACTAGTTCCAAATAAAAGACGAAATTATACGACTTAGATGGTATCTAGGAGCTTGGAAAAGTTATAACTGTCCATCAGATGACTCTCTGGAAAGTGATTGGAGAGAGATGGTGGAGTGGTTCGTGGCTAATCCTGACGATCCCTTTTTTCTGGTCGAAGGATTCCACCTGTGGTCCATCCAttggagactattttgaaccCAGGTGAtggacgcaagtcaaatatctggggaTGACTATGAAtgaaagaatgtgtttcactCCTCACTTTCGAATGTGAAGGAGCGACTGTAAACAAAATACGACGCATTTTGGAGAATGATTGTGGTCTCGGACGTCGATTAAACCTACTCATGCAGGCAGGTCCTTTCCCTCGTGATTCAACGGGACCGTGGTGGTTTATGCGGTTAAAACCCAATTGCGGGAAGAACTaacactttgtcagttgaatgtggaatCACATTGCTACCGGGTGGCGGACCCAAaatacggcagaggttttagatggttagtgtgtccatttcacactgccaattggaaatgaaaattccaGACATTTTCAGACCGCTGATCAAGGCACTGATTTGATCCCACTATACAGCGGTAAAGCTTTCGTCAGCAGGTagccacgttaaacacaccggaagttgtcaacagtgacgtgtgagTTTAGTtgcgagtgcaacgactgtttgtttgatgacgggagatatttcgttttgccctctcTTACTACCAAagccatttgcttcgcttccttatccagactggagaaagcagaaccaacggCGCGGTTATTTAGatcaatatatttacattatataCAGTTGTTATTTAAAGCGACTGCGAAAAATATTCATCCTCATTAAATTCATGAATAACATTTTGAAAGTAGACCTTTTATATCTTCActgactaatttttttttttgcttttttcagaGCCTTCATCGACAATACGCATCTACAAGCATTGCACCTCACCAACAACCTACAACTATACGACATTCCCATGCGACTGTTCCAAGGCAATCCCAACGTACTCGAAATCTACATGCAAGGCAACAGTCTGCAAACACTCTACTCCGCACAATTCCCCGTAGACCAGCTGGAGCGTCTTTACCTTGGCGATAATCCACTGCAATGCAATTGCTCGCTACTCTGGCTATGGCGTTTGGTTACCGGAAATTTCGATGGCGAGGCCAACAACGCAGGTGGTGTGCATGTTACACACAGTCAAGGCGAAGCGGCTGTAGCCGCGCTGGGCACGGCTGATGCCGATGTAGCGTCCGCAGCCGCAGAGGCTTATGTCGCACAACAAAGGCCTACACGGGttagtagcagcagcagcggctCCAGCGGCTATCTACAACTCGACATAGAACGCATTGGCTGCGATATCTGGCAGGATAATGTGCGCACGCGCCGCCGTCTAGTGACCATGTCCGAGGGCGATATCACTTGCCCCGCGCATATTGTCACCATTGTGTGTGCGATTTTTACGCTGCTGCTCGTCTTCGCCATCGGCGCCAGCATCGTCTTTTATCTGCGCTTCGTGAAGCGTCGACGGAAGCTGCTACACGATCGTTCGCTCACACGTTCGGGCAAATCAATTGTCAATGTACACGATCGCATACTGCAACATCAACCGCTGAGCACCGGCGGCGTACTGGGCATGAGCGTTGGTGGGCTCACCTATCCACATCACACGCTACAACAACAAGGTGGCACACATCATGCCATGTTGCCGCTACACCCGCATGAGTACCAGCAAACGCTGCCAGCGCAAGTGGACAAACTGGAATTGGAACGATATCTAGCGGCGCAGGCGATCGCCAACGAGTATCGTGCCTTGAAGCCGTGGGAGTTGCCGCCCGTAAAGGATGCGAATGCCTACAGCGATGAACCGGAGCACTTGTATGAGAAGTTCGACCACTACGACTATCCGGACATGCAAACGTTGAGCAAATCGAAGCAGGCGACTCTAATGTCCAACACTGACGgttgcaacaccaacaacagcgcTAATGGTGTGGTGCTGATGGGTAAGGGTGGCGCTGGCGCTGGTGGCACAGCGGCTAAGCCGCATGTGGTCTACGTATGACTCCCGGGTGGACAAGTCGGCGGCGGCGTCGACGCAATGGGTAGTGCAAGCAAAGAGTGCGAGGGCGTAGAGGCCGAAGGCGAGCTGCGCTATTGCCTCAACAACAACTATAGTAGTTATATGAAATTAGTTTAGAACGTGGCAGTTGGCGTAGAAGTGGTGCGGCAGGTTGAGAAGCGGAAGAGTAGCGGAAGCTGGCTAAACAGGTGGCGTTGCAAGCGAAAGCGTACGAATGCAATGGAGTTGCTACTAATGACACGAAATTAAATCAAATGCGAAAACTGTTAAGTGTAAGCAGTAAGCTGAGTAGGTTTGgataaaaaaggaaacaaaacaaaaacaaaaacaataaatgtatAAACCACACTAAAATCGTACGTTAGCAGCGATGAATCGAAACAAGGGTATATTTGTTAGCAACTAAGTTACaaacacaagcatacatacatacatacatacaccaatAATAGTAACACCGCAAACGTTAGGCATTATTATTCGTAATATCTCGTACATCTACGAACACCTAATTTCCTGTTAACCTTAAGcgtttaagtatataaaatatatatatttgcataagcGTAGCAAGAAACAACATTAAATGAAACAAGGGATACGTATAGTGTTATATAATAGCTAAATTACAATAAGTAAATCACgaacaaaatactaaaattacaaaacgtaAGAAAACTTCGAGTACTAtgcagttaaaataaaattcaacaacattatagaaacacaaaataatattgaagaaatgttaacatttaattgatattcataaaatatacacaaatattgtaaatgacCAGCGAAAAGTTTAAGCGCAGCATGAGTGAAGtgacataataaattaaaatgaacatTTAATATTTGACGAACCTATTTTTGTAACACTCTTAATAGCAAAAAATGTGGTTTACCGCTCCGTGTTGTAGAccacatttgaagaaattttttgtttctatctattttcgattttttggcaCGTGAGAGTAGattaaaatcactttttttgcttGTAAATTGATATTTCCCACCCTGTAAAACAATCGGTTACACATCGGTTAGTGCTTACCAATGCTACCAGTTAAATAACGAGTAAAATAACtagtaaaatattacttttctttACAATTGAATTCCGAAtctcgaattttttttctgcaccTGTTATACTGCTTGTAAATTGAGTTTCCACTCTGGTGACACAATTGGTTATACTGTTTAGTGCTAAGTCATTATTACCAGTTAAATaaccattaaaatattttgctccCAATTGAGTTGATACTGCTATGTCTAGAGCTGTTTTGTGCTGATCCTATATATAGGTCACTTTCCTTTGGTAAATTACcagtaaaatatttcttttcttccCAAATAAATACTGAATCCTGAGATTTTCTTTCTACCCCTATGTATAGGCACCTGAGTTATCAGTAGGCTAAAATCTCTTTATATAAccatgtaaaatattatttttctttactaATTCAGTTGATACCGATTGTCTTAAGATATTTTAGTGCTGCTGATGTATAGATTAATAACAccagtttctttgtaaaataaccagtaaaatattatttttttttttcaaataaatgctGAATCTTGAGATTTTTTTTCTACCCTATGTATAGGCGCCTGAGAGTAGACTAAAATCTCTCTTATGTACGCATGTAAACTGAATTTTCACACTCTGTTAAAACAATCGGTTATATATCGGTTAGCGCTTAACCAATACTACCAGTTATATAACCagtaaaatattacttttctttCCAATTCAGTTGATATTGCTGTTGCTAGAGATATTTTTTGCCGCCCCATGTATAGGCCACTTTCTTTTGATATCTATGCTACCCTTTACTAATCTTAAGAAGTCCAGCTTTATCTTATTAAATGGAAATTGAATACAAATGAGTTTATGTCTCAAACCGTTAAAGAAAATTGATGGGTTATGAGTccatttgatttaatatttctcTGATTTTGAAGATACTGCTTCCTTCATGTACGTATTTGGTCTCGTTATGTAAGCAGTGCTTACAGGAAACTTTCTACCTTTACTGATCTCGGGCAAGCTGAAGGGTGTGGCGAAAAAAGTTGTGTAATAGAAACCACATCtaaattaattacttcttgcTTATTCTGAAAAACCTGAAGCAAACATTAAagaagttaaaatttaaattttgcgggTCCACCTTTGCTTTCATTGAAGAACCATTTTAGCGACTCAGAACCTACTTTAAAATGATTCAAAATCCGTTTAAGCTATTTCTTATCAGCATTACTGCACTTAACCTATAACTAACTGTCTACATATCTTTACTACTGCCATTGTTCCGGATttcattctaaattttttgaaaaaaaaagtttaagtgaaaaaatattttccaaaaaaaatttttttttgaaaaaaagtttaaaaatgaaaaattttttacaaagtaacaaaatgtttgaaaaaaaagtttaagttaaaaaacattttgtttttagtttagtaGTTTAATCAAAACTATTGgcattctatttaatttttttttctattttaaacgTATTTTATGTgcctattttaaatttaatttatgaaaacaaTGAATATCAGCAAACTTTAGAAAAATCTGCGAATCTTCAAGTGAACTGCCttgtgtaaattttcaaaagaaaaactattttttaagcgttacgtatgtaaaattaaatttaaatagtaatacaacaaaaaatcggCATTTATAACTGTGTGTGTGAGCAGGTGTAGTAAGTGAGTTTACATTTACTTTTCTtactaaattgatttttatatgaatgaatgtaaattttttttattaaatttaagacaaaTAGGCGACTAACTAAAAACTAAgcctttttcataaattatttgacATGAAAATATGCTAATGTAACAATTACTTTACTAGTTTATTTACGATTACTTGTTTTAccacatttaatattatatataaatgaagaatgcataaaatttcctttaaaattcaaacaataacataatttttatttttatttaaaatatgaaaattttctccCATTTTAATTCTACTccagtttttaattaattagctCCTGTATCCATTAAGTTACACCACCATTTAAAAATACGTATACCAACCGGCAATAAGCTgcgcaaaaatatttgtgtgtgtgcatgtaaacgaaaatacatacatacataaaatgaaatgaaatggacaatataaaaacatttgacATAACCAAAAATATGCTGCTTACTAAGTTGAATAAAACTGCTGTATATAATATCTAAGTAAAGATTTAgcaatgtataaataaatgaataaaatataaataaataattaaattaatcagATAATGTAATGCTAAATAacattatatacacataaatatatatattattgtttaagtGATTTTCATTTTAAGTCACACGCAAATTTCCAATTAATGTAAATAGTTTGCTTATAAGTTGGCcatgtaaaaattttgactttataaaatacatttttttataattaaaaataaattgaaagccGTGACTTTTATTTGCTGAGAAGGGTAAATATAATGCTACAAAGAGGGTAAAATATATTtggtcacatatacatatataaaagttcCATAGGGAGCAGATACATACTCATTAGGAGTATTTTTAGGCGGGTATTGTCACTTGCGaagtgaatgaaaattttggcgAGTTTCGCCGTGGCGAATTGTAAGTTGCGAATCTGTAACGAATTCGCCAGAAAATGGCGAACGAGTGGCGAAAATAAATTTCTGGTATTGCCGCTGGCGAAAAAACGGCATTCGCTTCGACATTACTGTCAAAATTTAACGAATGCATTTTTTATTCGCTATTTGAAATGGAAAGGACGTAAGTAAATTTTGATCTTTATTTGAgcaattgtaattatttaattatatttaacaaaacgaTACTTCTAGAACAAAACGTACAACAACGCAGCAATTCCAAAAATTGGTTGCGTTAATGGAAAATAATCCGGACGTCGCCAGAGGAATGGGGAATTTTGGAGCGACAAAGAAAAGCAGGGCAGAGCAATGGGACCTGTTCGCTTCCGAACTCAATGCCATTGGTCCACCATTGCGAAACGGGCGCGAGTGGAATaaggtaaaaatttaattaatttgtttggttGAAGTTACTTATGTGTAGCATTTAGGTTTGGTTGGATTATaaacagaaactaaaaaaaaatagcgacaaACCGACGCGAAACTGTTGCCACAGGAGGAGGACCTTATGCTCAGCAAAGTTTATCTCCATTGGAGCAAAGTGTGGATGAGCTTCTTCACCTTCAGGCGGCTGTACATCCTACAGGCTTAGCATATGGCTCTAATGAAATAGAAAGTGCGGTAAATTGTAGAGAAATTCAGCCAGAAGAGCGCACGACCGAGGAAACACAACGAGCCATGGATTTGGCTTCGCAATCCTCAAGCAGCCGTCCTAGAATGACAGTGGAGGAACGTGAAGTAATTCGGATGAAAGCGTTGGAAAAGCAAGCCGAAGTCCAAGACAACCTTTCCAACAAAATGGCaagaatggaaaaaaaaattgatgaagtTGCAAGgtatacaagaaaaatatatgaattgaaacaggaagaaattaaattaatgaaaattaaagaagaaaggaagaaggaagaaaatttagagaaaaaaagACATAGAGAAAAGATGGaaataaaactacaaattttaaaattaaaaatgcaaaaaaaataggGTAAATAGGGTGCTTGTAAATAGATTGAATTTAGTTTATAGTTTATTTCATAAgaatgtgataatttttttttttatttcatattttaacttgaattgatattttttttaagaaaacatgtgatgaatttatttttactttattattgtaAGTGACGGAATtgaatgtgattttttttatttaatttaaaagcatgtagtttttgtaatttttatatatttattatctgtgcaatattgaatttcaaaatattgaataaaataaaagaatgcaATATATTATTCACTGAAGTCGGTATAGTTTCATTTACATCAAAGCATCAGCAATTTGTCTTCTGCGGCGCTCTCCTGGTGAACCATTGCCATTTTCATTAATTGGTTCCAATGGTACAACGGCATCAAAGGAGGTTTCAGCCTCCTCCGGATCAccgattctaaattttttacaaatgttgtGCAAGGCACAGCATATATTAATAACGGATGTTACTTTAGCAGGATCGTAGCGCATTTTTCTATCACTCAGAAGACATCTGAAACGGCATTTCAAAACTCCAATCGTACGTTCAACAACATTGACTCCCTAGTTCCAGATTCTGCATGACGGAAAGGTGTTAATAAATAAGGGCTTAGTGGGTATCCGGAATCacctgcaaatattttattgttttcaatattgaTATGTATGTCAAGATTAAACTTGCGCAGTAGTCAAATATTGCGAATACCTAAATAAATAGAGTTCTGATCTCCGTTTTGATGCGCTGCCTCTAAACATGCCTTAAGAGAACTATTGTTCCATACGAACGAATCGTGTGTAGAACCAGCATATCTAGCATCCACAAAACGGATATTCATATCATGATCACAAGCctgtaataaaaatacaataacatttttataccaattttactgtattaaattcataaaaactcacaatcattgcatttatgctaaaaaatccTTTTCTGTTTAGATAGAGGTGTTTGTTTGTGGTAGGAGCATAAATCGCAATATGGGTTCCATCGATGCAGCCTATTACATTTGGTATTCCCGATcttgaataaaatttgcttcTTGCCTGCTGCTTTTCTTCTTCACTCATATCTACGCTTATATGGGTACGAcaaatttcattttccaaaatggGTATGATCTCTTTTAAAATAAGGGAAACTGTTGGCTGAGCAAGTCCCAACTGAAATTCATTCCCTATAGCTTGCTGGTAACTGCCATGTGCGAAAAATCTGAGCGCGGCACACAATTTTAACATCGGCGTTATGGAAGACGACATCCGACAATGAAATTTGTCTTTGATTTTACCcagcacatacataaatgcgcCCTTGTTTAAGCGGAAATTCGCAACAAATCTACAAATACGTGCACATTGAACAAAAACTTCTTATTATTCGTTATAATTGAACTGGATACATACACCGTGTTAGGTAGCTCTGTAGGATTAGAATTATCTCTAATAAAACGGCGCTGTCGAAGAAGATTAGTTCGCCTTTCCACATCGTAATTAGCCTCAAAATACAGATCCGcgttaataaacatattttcgaatttcagttgatataataataaatatttttaagtataaatgACATAAATGTCAAATTCGGATGAACGCGCTACTTTTTTCATGAATGGCAACGACATATTTTAGCGAATACGTTCATTCGCCATTCACAATGCAAATTTAGGTATGTTCGCCAATAATAAATTCGCTTCGCAAGTGACAATACCCGTGTTAAGCAAGTGACAATACCCGTGTTAATCACCTAATTCAGATATAcaactgtgggcaaaaaattgtaagactttttaatttgaatttcttgCGTAAACCttttcgtcgaaatattttattttatatgttaatATGATTATTAGTGACATCTGCgccaaatatcacatcaaaataacCATCAAAGTTTgatatacgcttgtctttctgaagcacattaattaatattattcagGAAAGAAGCtcctttaaattttgtgtgcacaaagagggtcgagaacgcgttggcGATGAACTACGGTCAGTGCGGCCATCAAagtcaactgatgatcaacacgttgataaaataaataaattggtgATTGAGAATCGccgattaacagtcagaaatCTTACTAGCATCGTTAGAAAATCGGAAGGATCAgttaaaaccattttgaaagatcatttgggcctaagcaaagtgaaagcacgattgattccaaaatcactaaattttttcgaaaaacatcgTCGCATCATCGTCAGTGAAACAATGCTCTAAGACTACTAGAATGTTATGAAACATAGTGTTACTGGCgataagtcttggatctatgcttaagACCCAGCAACAGACGTTCACTCAGCCGAATATCTTGGCGAAGATGAGTCGAACCCAGAAAAAATCACGTCAGAGCAGTtgaaaaatcaaggttattttgacagttttcttcgattatcgaggtgtggtgcactccgaattcctgcCGAaaggccaaactgtcaacaaaaaatagtatttgaaCGTTGTACGTCggttgcgcgaagctattcgtaaaaaaagaTCGAAATTATGGCCGACatctcttggtttttgcaccacgataatgcaccgacGGTACATcaatactgcattgattcttcgtggaTTGTTCGACAAATTTTCTACCAATATCGTGCCAACAACAAAATCTGcacaaaacatcaaaaaaagcAAGAGTTAATATTCCAGATACTCAACGTGATCACCATTCATCCGTATAATGTCTAAAGAGTAAAAATGTACCAGCAACTGCAGATGTTTGGTCGTCTGGTAGTACAGATTTGAATCCATTGGACTATAGTTTGTGGTCATAAATGGAGAATTTAGCCTTTCAAATAACTctctgaaattcaaaaatttcactcTCGAGTTGTGGGCCATTGGATCCAGACTCGATCTTGTTAATGAACATTAGAAATTATCCACAACGTTCTCTTTCCAGAGGATATTCCAATGAACCATTGGTTCTGTGATCGATAATTTCAAAggtgaaatttaaatatctacTAACGAGGGCGAGACGGGCTTCTTTTGCAGTAGTAAATACGCAGAACATAGCTTCAAACAAAGGACTACAATTCAGCCTTTCAGGTCGAATAACAGAAGGTGATAAGTGGGCTTCTGCCCTAGTCACATGAATTTATTGCAAAGTCAAGCTTAAATTGCGGCTATTTGTACAATCTAACTAATTCTCATCATGCTAGTTTATGCAAGGGCTTAGGAACTAGAACTAGAATCTcagtggaaaaaattatttgcgtaCCCAGTCATATAGGCatagaaaaaaaacgaaaaaagacaGACAGAATTGGGTCTCCGAGGACCCTACAGTGCCTGAGACCGAACCTCAGGTCTTGGAACATTAACAACACAGGACATACCATAAAGGTACTCTGTGGTAGTGTTGATGACGAACAGATAAAAAATCTTCCATTTTTAGGCAAAATACAACTTAGTAGCATTGTCGGACAATTTAAGATTACaccttcaaaaaattattatggtgGATTTGGTGTAATGCAGAGCAGACGTTAAAACTTTATCTTCGCGAATGCTCCGCATTTAGACAGTTGAGACTAGCGAATGATAtctttttaagtttctttgttATAAACTATTGTCCACCATTTGAATCACAAATACTTTCATGATGATCTAAACGGAAGAGGTAACGCCTGCTAAATTCTTTGACTGTTTCTTTACAGTGAATAACCATAGATATTGGTGGAGGACATGGTTTCTCACATTTCTCACAGAAAAGAGCCCCCACCATGCCCCAGATTTGAATGTCATACGTAGAGATCGGCCTAAGTATAAtcttataaattagcaacttATACCTCACACTGAGGCGGATCTTGGCCTAAGGAGCCAGTATAGCTGGGCCAATTTTAATCTTAGCTGAGTTCTTTTTACGCGATCTTATCAACTGCAATctctaaatattttgcaaacatcTTTGTTTGTAACAACTGACTATATAAAGCTACTGGAGGGCAATTTTTGTGCTTGagggtacatatatacaacttgTACGAACTTTTCAATGTTGATGTTAATGTTCCCTTTGGTGAGCTACGGCGCTATACCATTCAATTGAATCTGCAGTTTTCTAGAAACGGTAGTAGGGTTGCCACTTGACGCTAGCAGTGCAATATCATCAGCAAAAGTTGCCGTCATTATGGAGTCAGAGTTGATCACTGGAAGGTCTGCTGTATAAAGGATGTAGAGCACAGGGGGGAGTACACTGCCTTGGGACACGCCAGCACGAACAGTTCTAAAATCCAACTTAGCGTCACAGCATCTAACGTAGAACGTCCGATTGTGCAATTAAAACTTTATCACCAAATAATAAGACACTGGTACTTTTTCCTTTAACTTGAATAATAGGCCTTGATGCCAGACTTTATCAAATGCTTGAAGGGCATCAAGGAAGACAGCAGAgtagtatttattattttccatagcATCTCTTATAAAATGTTCTACCCTATTATATTGCTCAATTGTGTCCTGAAAATATCTGAAGCCAAACTGATGATTCGGAATAATCTATTTGTCTTGCAACACCGACAAAAACGTGCGTAAAAATATTCttccgaatattttcgaaataattacCCCTAGACTAATTGGTCGATAAGAATATAGCAAAATGTTAAGGTTCTCGATTtgtctataaaaatatttctctttatAGTATTTATGTACTTAGATTTGTatgacattatttttattaggtctacaactttgcttccgccgttttccaatagatgtctctagggtcaagcactggtcgattaaatcgttttatatcgatcttggacatttgtgtcaacactaacccaacaaaatatttgtagagatctgtttgcatccaaaattttttctcaactgaaaatgtcactttttgagccgaattctcgacatttgcgggaagttttgcttttcttttttaattccaagaaaagtgcggctgaggctcatcgaatgctttcggatacgtacggtgaggctgtcccatgtgaaagaacatgtcgtgaatggtttcaacgttttaagaatggtgattatgaagtcgaagaccggcatggtggtggaagggagaagattttcgaagatgctgcattggaagcattactcgaccaagatgcgtttcaaacccaagcCGAAATTagccgaatcgttgcaagtggctcagcaagccgtatcaaaatgcctcaaagccatggggatgattcaggAACAgggaaactgggttccttacgacttgaaaccaagagatgtcgaacggcgcttctttgcatgtgaacaactgcttcaaaggcacaaccgaaagggatttttacatcgcattgtaactggcggcgaaaaatgggtccactacgataatcctaagcgaagacAGTCATgacgtcgacggcaaaaccgaacattcacagcgccaaggtcatgctctgcatttggtgggaccagctgggggtGATAAATTATGAactgctaaagccaagtgaaaccatctCAGGAGATCGATACCCAACGAAATTGATGTTTTGAGCCGAgtactaaaagaaaaacggccacagtacgaggacAGAAACGATAAAGTCATGCTtcagcatgacaatgctcggcctcacgttgcaaaggtggtcaaaaaatatttggagacgctgaaatgggagatcttaccccacccgccgtattctccagacgttgctccatctgactaccacttgttccgatcgcTGGCATCTGTCTAGCTAACGAGTAcctcagttcttatgaagaagtcaaaaattggattgctacttggatcgactcgaaagatgaggagttctttcgtcacggaatacgcatgctgccagaaaaatggtcaaaagtagtagctagcgacggccaatattttgaataacatttttgtaaccgtttttatacaataaagccttcgatttacaaaaaaacggcggaatcaaagttgtagaccaataataaaaattattttagatattACTAAAGCTTTGTGTTGAAGTATTGAGCAGTGTTTTGACAAAATCTGAAACATTGTATAATAACACGTGCAAAACGC
It includes:
- the LOC126757277 gene encoding uncharacterized protein LOC126757277 gives rise to the protein MATPTVCTSPVRWTKTKATNNTKPTTNTKMKQIRNKGPQPPSRAITPTTTSWTRLKLSSLTPTTALLLGTLTLLSLHAQTQAFCPSKCQCLSGEANSRAYCVDAALEDVPIQLNPETKYINLTRNKIRNLEFTLPFYMKLEVLDLSQNIIDTLGSKNFEFQKDMRTLNLSRNSVSALQKDAFRGLSNLLVLDLSYNRIEVADASAMSDLTSLIKLDLTNNNIVSLEDNCFHNMISLEILKFKNNQLLDVPSNNLQHLHALKSLDLSDNLVEYVRNDSFEGLRELVMLTMRGNVISELDLSAFEGLTALKHLNLADNNLTMVPTQQLSKLSNLTYLSLSGNRFTQLPAVAFMNLFHLRELHLNRLDHLNRIDSRAFIDNTHLQALHLTNNLQLYDIPMRLFQGNPNVLEIYMQGNSLQTLYSAQFPVDQLERLYLGDNPLQCNCSLLWLWRLVTGNFDGEANNAGGVHVTHSQGEAAVAALGTADADVASAAAEAYVAQQRPTRVSSSSSGSSGYLQLDIERIGCDIWQDNVRTRRRLVTMSEGDITCPAHIVTIVCAIFTLLLVFAIGASIVFYLRFVKRRRKLLHDRSLTRSGKSIVNVHDRILQHQPLSTGGVLGMSVGGLTYPHHTLQQQGGTHHAMLPLHPHEYQQTLPAQVDKLELERYLAAQAIANEYRALKPWELPPVKDANAYSDEPEHLYEKFDHYDYPDMQTLSKSKQATLMSNTDGCNTNNSANGVVLMGKGGAGAGGTAAKPHVVYV